One Capsicum annuum cultivar UCD-10X-F1 chromosome 2, UCD10Xv1.1, whole genome shotgun sequence genomic window carries:
- the LOC107858437 gene encoding uncharacterized protein LOC107858437 isoform X4: MKPYIKFVSIGYIDEELKTQILQSVSYRGSKARPYPSSNFSNAPKLTKSSPDVHALELFAVKKLCNCPAKRAILKNSW, translated from the exons ATGAAACCATATATCAAATTTGTATCCATAGGATATATTGACGAGGAGCTCAAGACACAAATCCTCCAGAGTGTCAGCTATCGAGGAAGCAAGGCTAGGCCTTATCCATCGAGCAATTTTTCTA ATGCTCCAAAGCTAACAAAATCCTCTCCTGATGTGCATGCACTTGAACTTTTTG CAGTGAAGAAATTATGCAACTGCCCAGCAAAAAGAGCAATTCTAAAG Aattcttggtga
- the LOC107858437 gene encoding uncharacterized protein LOC107858437 isoform X2, which produces MKPYIKFVSIGYIDEELKTQILQSVSYRGSKARPYPSSNFSNAPKLTKSSPDVHALELFAVKKLCNCPAKRAILKAIQSGLLSLLRLYNTS; this is translated from the exons ATGAAACCATATATCAAATTTGTATCCATAGGATATATTGACGAGGAGCTCAAGACACAAATCCTCCAGAGTGTCAGCTATCGAGGAAGCAAGGCTAGGCCTTATCCATCGAGCAATTTTTCTA ATGCTCCAAAGCTAACAAAATCCTCTCCTGATGTGCATGCACTTGAACTTTTTG CAGTGAAGAAATTATGCAACTGCCCAGCAAAAAGAGCAATTCTAAAG GCTATTCAAAGTGGATTGTTGTCACTGCTGAGACTTTACAATACAAGCTAG
- the LOC107858437 gene encoding uncharacterized protein LOC107858437 isoform X3, giving the protein MKPYIKFVSIGYIDEELKTQILQSVSYRGSKARPYPSSNFSNAPKLTKSSPDVHALELFAVKKLCNCPAKRAILKISYRLFKVDCCHC; this is encoded by the exons ATGAAACCATATATCAAATTTGTATCCATAGGATATATTGACGAGGAGCTCAAGACACAAATCCTCCAGAGTGTCAGCTATCGAGGAAGCAAGGCTAGGCCTTATCCATCGAGCAATTTTTCTA ATGCTCCAAAGCTAACAAAATCCTCTCCTGATGTGCATGCACTTGAACTTTTTG CAGTGAAGAAATTATGCAACTGCCCAGCAAAAAGAGCAATTCTAAAG ATTTCATACAGGCTATTCAAAGTGGATTGTTGTCACTGCTGA
- the LOC107858437 gene encoding uncharacterized protein LOC107858437 isoform X1 — MKPYIKFVSIGYIDEELKTQILQSVSYRGSKARPYPSSNFSNAPKLTKSSPDVHALELFAVKKLCNCPAKRAILKVLSHKMGYFENIKFMSADCHNLYYADLPRTKLFLERCIFIDRVPKKFANFFNRLATTGWICISPDLYQDNEHWGQRFLCKS, encoded by the exons ATGAAACCATATATCAAATTTGTATCCATAGGATATATTGACGAGGAGCTCAAGACACAAATCCTCCAGAGTGTCAGCTATCGAGGAAGCAAGGCTAGGCCTTATCCATCGAGCAATTTTTCTA ATGCTCCAAAGCTAACAAAATCCTCTCCTGATGTGCATGCACTTGAACTTTTTG CAGTGAAGAAATTATGCAACTGCCCAGCAAAAAGAGCAATTCTAAAG gtacttagccacaaaatgggatactttgaaaatataaaattcatgtcAGCTGACTGCCACAACCTCTACTATGCTGACCTACCAAGAACCAAACTATTCCTAGAGAGGTGTATCTTCATAGACAGGGTGCCCAAAAAATTTGCAAACTTCTTCAATAGGCTTGCTACTACCGGGTGGATATGTATTTCCCCGGACCTCTATCAGGATAATGAGCACTGGGGTCAGAGATTTCTATGCAAATCTTAG